A genomic segment from Idiomarina piscisalsi encodes:
- a CDS encoding response regulator transcription factor produces the protein MPKERSILLIEDNLAIARQVVDFLEGLGWNVDFASSGQLGIKLALNAQFNVILLDLNLPDTDGLAVCQAIKEQAQRNQPILMVTARDAFEDKAKGFGHGADDYLTKPYDLRELALRCEALSRRPELHRDSLLIEGGLRVDMRAMTAHWQQTLIPLTGIGLKLLSELLVAHPYPVSRSDLISTIWGADPPESNALKSHIYSLRKVLEHVSGRQLLFTISNVGYQLKGLD, from the coding sequence ATGCCCAAAGAGCGTTCAATTTTACTGATCGAGGATAACTTAGCGATTGCCAGACAGGTCGTCGACTTTCTCGAAGGATTGGGTTGGAACGTGGATTTTGCCTCCTCTGGACAGTTAGGAATAAAACTAGCATTAAACGCGCAATTTAACGTAATCTTACTTGATTTGAATCTTCCTGACACAGATGGCCTAGCCGTCTGTCAGGCTATCAAAGAACAAGCCCAACGCAATCAGCCCATATTAATGGTAACTGCGCGTGATGCCTTTGAAGATAAAGCCAAAGGCTTTGGTCATGGTGCCGATGATTACCTGACGAAACCATATGATTTACGTGAACTAGCACTGCGCTGCGAGGCGCTCTCTCGACGCCCCGAACTCCACCGGGACAGCTTATTAATCGAAGGCGGGTTGCGAGTCGATATGCGTGCGATGACCGCACACTGGCAGCAGACATTAATACCACTGACGGGCATCGGCTTAAAGCTTTTGAGCGAGTTGCTCGTTGCCCATCCTTATCCAGTGAGTCGCTCCGACCTGATAAGTACTATTTGGGGCGCAGACCCACCTGAAAGTAATGCATTGAAGTCCCATATCTATTCTTTGCGTAAGGTGTTAGAGCATGTGAGCGGGCGACAGCTTCTGTTTACCATCAGTAATGTGGGCTACCAACTTAAAGGACTGGATTAA
- a CDS encoding sensor histidine kinase has protein sequence MRANSIRAKLFISFGVLVVIISFVYMRLSYLAITTSEAVIASVLLETDPPGMTTTVYSEVDLPACNSTSLLHDTKITVYECAEQTVYSYPTKDAQGVPVWKLLDATEALPFSRFNDVLNLFNTSLALVAIVLALLATWVIANRIAQPIRNLTEQVLRQRDNADASIKRLSREDEIGQLADAFYHTYSELQSALQREKDFTRDVSHELRTPITLIKNTLTLTRDDALQPDTMKLLQQATSELQQTINVLLALARKENLNFTELVFVPLLEEAILGVHRVHPDLVFDCHVDLPPQLRVYGNQHLISLLCQNLISNGFYHGDASGLKIHQSDGGAIVFENSLGESSERPYYQGLGHGQYLVKRIAKVMNWSVSIEQTSDIYRVKITPTTVLE, from the coding sequence ATGAGGGCTAATAGCATAAGAGCCAAGTTATTCATCTCATTTGGCGTTTTGGTTGTCATCATTAGCTTCGTCTACATGCGTCTGAGCTATCTCGCGATCACCACATCTGAAGCCGTTATAGCGTCAGTCTTGTTAGAGACTGACCCACCCGGAATGACAACGACAGTGTATTCCGAAGTAGACTTGCCAGCGTGCAATTCAACGTCTTTACTCCATGATACGAAGATAACTGTCTATGAATGCGCAGAGCAGACGGTTTATAGCTACCCAACCAAAGACGCGCAAGGTGTCCCGGTATGGAAACTGTTAGATGCAACCGAGGCCTTACCTTTTTCCAGGTTTAATGACGTGTTAAATTTATTTAACACGAGTTTGGCGCTGGTTGCTATCGTATTGGCTTTGCTAGCTACTTGGGTTATCGCGAACCGAATAGCTCAGCCCATTCGCAACCTGACGGAACAGGTTCTTCGGCAACGTGACAATGCTGACGCGTCGATTAAACGTTTATCTCGTGAGGACGAAATTGGCCAATTAGCGGATGCTTTTTATCACACCTACTCTGAATTGCAGAGCGCTTTGCAACGTGAAAAAGACTTTACGCGGGACGTTAGCCATGAATTGCGTACACCGATTACGTTAATCAAAAACACTCTGACACTCACTCGTGATGACGCCCTACAACCTGACACGATGAAGCTTTTGCAGCAGGCAACGAGTGAACTCCAACAAACAATCAATGTGTTACTTGCTCTGGCTCGCAAGGAAAACCTCAACTTTACTGAATTGGTTTTTGTGCCGCTGCTTGAGGAGGCCATTTTAGGAGTTCATCGTGTGCATCCGGACCTTGTTTTTGACTGTCATGTCGATCTTCCACCCCAACTTAGAGTATACGGTAATCAACATTTAATCAGCTTGTTGTGTCAGAACCTGATAAGTAACGGTTTTTACCATGGCGATGCTAGCGGTCTCAAGATTCATCAAAGTGATGGTGGGGCGATTGTTTTTGAAAATAGTTTGGGGGAGTCCTCAGAGCGTCCTTACTATCAGGGCTTGGGTCACGGTCAGTATTTAGTTAAACGCATCGCTAAAGTTATGAACTGGAGCGTGAGTATCGAACAAACTAGCGATATTTATCGCGTCAAAATAACTCCCACTACGGTACTCGAGTAA
- a CDS encoding NAD(P)/FAD-dependent oxidoreductase, whose protein sequence is MSNWDVIVIGAGAAGLHCAAHAAKRGKSVLVLDHAKQAGKKILISGGGRCNFTNMYAGPDNFLSSNPHFCKSALSRYTQWDFIGLVAEYGIPYHEKTLGQLFCDDSAKDIVRMLMSECDRYGARVQLRTDIVSVDFDDEYCLDTSRGEYRSDKLVVACGGLSMPKLGATPLGYQIAEQFGHSIVPVRAGLVPFTLQEEDKERFAELSGVAVPVTAEANDGYFREAMLFTHRGVSGPAILQVSSYWQPGEAVTINLLPDLDAYEWLKDQQRQQPKTQLNTILQAQFPKRVVTALAEHHQWPLSNKLADTSNAQFQTIADNLNRWQLKPNGTEGYRTAEVTLGGVNVDEVSSKTMESQKQPGLYFIGEVLDVTGWLGGFNFQWAWSSGFACGSEL, encoded by the coding sequence ATGTCGAACTGGGATGTCATTGTTATCGGTGCCGGGGCGGCAGGGCTTCACTGCGCTGCCCATGCCGCTAAACGCGGTAAGTCGGTATTAGTACTTGATCACGCCAAGCAAGCGGGCAAGAAGATACTGATATCCGGCGGCGGCCGCTGTAATTTCACCAATATGTACGCCGGTCCCGATAACTTTTTGTCATCCAACCCGCACTTTTGTAAGTCTGCGCTTAGCCGCTACACCCAGTGGGACTTCATTGGGTTAGTGGCTGAATACGGCATTCCCTACCATGAGAAAACCTTAGGCCAGTTGTTTTGCGACGACTCCGCCAAAGACATAGTGCGTATGCTCATGAGCGAGTGCGACCGCTACGGCGCGCGGGTACAGTTACGTACTGACATTGTGTCGGTAGACTTTGACGACGAGTATTGCCTAGACACCAGCCGTGGTGAATACCGCAGCGATAAACTGGTGGTTGCCTGTGGCGGGCTTTCCATGCCGAAACTCGGCGCTACCCCCCTGGGTTATCAAATTGCCGAACAGTTTGGGCACTCCATTGTGCCCGTACGCGCGGGCCTAGTCCCGTTTACCTTGCAAGAAGAAGACAAAGAGCGCTTTGCAGAGCTTTCCGGCGTTGCGGTACCAGTGACCGCAGAGGCTAACGACGGCTATTTCCGTGAAGCCATGTTGTTTACGCACCGAGGCGTCAGCGGTCCCGCTATTCTACAGGTGTCGTCCTACTGGCAGCCCGGCGAAGCCGTGACCATTAACCTGCTGCCCGACTTAGACGCTTACGAATGGCTGAAAGACCAGCAGCGCCAGCAACCGAAAACCCAACTTAATACGATTCTGCAAGCGCAGTTCCCGAAACGCGTGGTGACCGCACTGGCCGAGCACCACCAATGGCCATTAAGCAATAAACTGGCTGATACCTCGAACGCACAGTTCCAGACCATAGCCGACAACCTGAACCGCTGGCAGCTCAAACCCAACGGCACCGAGGGGTATCGCACCGCCGAAGTCACCCTAGGCGGCGTGAACGTCGACGAAGTCAGCTCCAAAACCATGGAAAGCCAAAAGCAACCGGGTCTGTACTTCATTGGCGAAGTGCTGGACGTAACAGGCTGGCTAGGAGGCTTTAATTTTCAATGGGCCTGGAGTAGTGGTTTTGCTTGTGGGTCGGAGTTGTAA
- a CDS encoding peroxiredoxin: protein MSQQIKEGDKIPSGSLTSKGELGIQNYDPAEIFAKGTHILFSVPGAFTPTCSEKHLPGYVEHAEALEEAGVLSINCVAVNDAFVMKAWGESLGIGENVRLLSDGNGAYNQMLGLAMDTGNFGGIRSKRYAMIITDGTVTGLYVEDEKAFEVSKAEYILEQLQQ from the coding sequence ATGAGTCAGCAAATTAAAGAAGGCGATAAAATTCCATCCGGTTCACTGACCAGCAAAGGTGAGCTTGGCATTCAAAATTACGACCCGGCAGAGATATTTGCTAAAGGCACCCACATCTTGTTCTCCGTACCCGGCGCCTTTACTCCGACCTGTTCGGAGAAACACTTACCCGGCTATGTCGAACACGCGGAAGCACTTGAAGAAGCTGGTGTTTTGAGCATTAACTGCGTGGCTGTTAATGACGCGTTTGTCATGAAAGCCTGGGGCGAGTCGTTGGGGATCGGAGAAAACGTTCGGTTATTGTCCGACGGTAACGGCGCCTATAACCAAATGCTCGGCCTGGCAATGGACACTGGCAATTTTGGCGGCATTCGCTCAAAACGCTATGCCATGATCATTACCGACGGCACCGTAACAGGCTTATACGTTGAAGACGAAAAAGCCTTTGAAGTCAGCAAAGCGGAATACATTCTGGAGCAGTTGCAACAATAA
- a CDS encoding class I SAM-dependent methyltransferase, protein MTVTTRVPVLANSDADIVTAKTIAERWGLPSEARDDDAFQLWLNDGVLALHWLQSPQKMSPLVVDFHQGKAAYRAQNTQLKNEAIAKAVGVTGQFKPSVVDGTAGLGRDAFVLAGLGCNVQLIERHPVVAALLDNGLHRAQLEADDIGEACQRMHLIGTDNLYTGKGFTHEPDVVYLDPMYPKTGKQKAQVKKDMQMFQQLVGSDDDADALLEPALAHAKFRVVVKRPNSAPFLAEREPNSQIKSKKHRFDVYIKRGFNESAN, encoded by the coding sequence CGTTCTTGCCAACAGCGACGCGGACATCGTCACTGCAAAGACGATTGCTGAGCGTTGGGGGCTGCCATCGGAGGCCAGAGACGACGACGCTTTTCAGCTGTGGTTGAATGACGGTGTGTTAGCCCTGCACTGGCTGCAAAGCCCACAAAAAATGTCACCGTTAGTGGTCGACTTTCATCAGGGAAAAGCGGCCTACCGTGCGCAGAACACGCAATTAAAAAACGAAGCCATTGCTAAGGCGGTGGGGGTCACCGGGCAATTTAAGCCGTCGGTGGTTGACGGCACTGCCGGCCTTGGCCGAGACGCCTTTGTACTGGCCGGTTTAGGCTGCAATGTGCAGCTTATAGAGCGCCATCCGGTGGTCGCTGCGCTGCTCGATAACGGCCTGCACAGAGCTCAGCTAGAAGCTGACGATATTGGCGAAGCCTGTCAGCGAATGCATTTAATAGGCACTGACAACTTATACACCGGCAAAGGCTTTACCCACGAGCCCGACGTGGTGTATTTAGACCCCATGTACCCCAAAACCGGCAAGCAGAAAGCCCAGGTGAAAAAAGACATGCAGATGTTTCAGCAGTTGGTCGGCAGTGACGACGACGCTGACGCGCTGCTAGAGCCTGCATTGGCTCATGCGAAGTTCCGGGTGGTGGTTAAGCGCCCAAACAGCGCGCCGTTTCTGGCAGAGCGTGAACCAAACAGCCAAATTAAGAGTAAAAAGCATCGCTTTGATGTTTATATAAAACGAGGTTTCAATGAGTCAGCAAATTAA